A region of Paralichthys olivaceus isolate ysfri-2021 chromosome 24, ASM2471397v2, whole genome shotgun sequence DNA encodes the following proteins:
- the LOC109638901 gene encoding N-chimaerin isoform X2 → MPSCESHVIKRGKKHSRRQAEKKTSQKGSLFTAAFGLNVTPSKPTSPASTFWQPIRSFALSQLTSLVRRATLRESDLAPKYEKVHNFKVHTFRGPHWCEYCANFMWGLIAQGVKCADCGLNVHKQCSKVVPNDCQPDLRHVKKVYSCDLTTLVKAHNTKRPMVVDMCIQEIEARGLQSEGLYRISGFSELIEDVKLAFDRDGEKADISSNAYEDINIITGALKLYFRELPIPLITYDAYPHFIETAKITDPEKRLESLHEALKLLPPAHCESLRYLMGHLKRVTQCEKENLMPSENLGIVFGPTLMRAPDLDAMTALNDIRYQRLVVEMLITNEDVLF, encoded by the exons ATGCCGAGCTGTGAGTCGCACGTGATTAAACGGGGTAAAAAGCATTCACGCAGGCAAGCCGAGAAGAAAACAAGTCAGAAGGGCtctttgtttacagcagctTTCGGTTTAAATGTCA CCCCCTCTAAACCCACCTCCCCTGCTTCCACCTTCTGGCAACCAATCAGATCTTTTGCCCTTTCGCAGCTCACATCGCTGGTGCGGCGGGCCACCCTTAGGGAGAGCGACTTGGCGCCCAAGTACGAGAAGGTCCACAACTTCAAG GTTCATACATTCAGGGGCCCCCACTGGTGTGAGTACTGTGCCAACTTCATGTGGGGTCTCATCGCTCAGGGAGTAAAGTGTGCAG ACTGTGGGTTGAATGTCCATAAGCAGTGCTCCAAAGTCGTGCCCAACGACTGTCAGCCGGACCTGCGGCACGTCAAGAAGGTGTACAGCTGCGACCTGACCACGCTGGTCAAAGCCCACAACACCAAGAGGCCCATGGTGGTCGATATGTGCATACAGGAGATCGAGGCCAGAG GTCTGCAGTCGGAGGGTTTGTACAGAATATCTGGCTTCAGTGAGCTGATTGAAGATGTCAAGCTGGCCTTTGACAGAG ACGGAGAAAAGGCTGACATTTCCTCAAATGCTTACGAGGACATCAACATCATCACCGGAGCCCTCAAACTCTACTTCAGAGAGCTGCCTATCCCCCTCATCACATATGATGCCTACCCACACTTTATAGAAACAGCAA AGATTACAGACCCAGAAAAACGGCTGGAGTCTCTCCACGAGGCCTTGAAGCTGCTGCCGCCAGCTCACTGCGAATCACTGCGATACCTCATGGGTCACCTCAAGAG GGTGACCCAGTGCGAGAAGGAGAACCTCATGCCCAGTGAGAACCTGGGCATCGTCTTCGGCCCGACGCTCATGAGGGCCCCCGATCTGGACGCCATGACGGCGCTCAACGACATCCGATACCAGAGACTAGTGGTGGAAATGCTCATTACCAATGAAGACGTGCTGTTctga
- the LOC109638901 gene encoding N-chimaerin isoform X1, which produces MALNVFDHDEYRPPVWKSYLYQLQQEAPHPRRLTCTREVDNRPKYYGREYHGMISREEADQSLSQAEGSYLIRESQRQPGTYTLALRFGNQTRNFRLYHDGKHFVGEKRFESIHDLVTDGLITLYIETKAAEYIAKMTINPIYEHVGYTTLNQEPTLKKHLPLSPEAPDGPAPTKDDCNAEERLTSLVRRATLRESDLAPKYEKVHNFKVHTFRGPHWCEYCANFMWGLIAQGVKCADCGLNVHKQCSKVVPNDCQPDLRHVKKVYSCDLTTLVKAHNTKRPMVVDMCIQEIEARGLQSEGLYRISGFSELIEDVKLAFDRDGEKADISSNAYEDINIITGALKLYFRELPIPLITYDAYPHFIETAKITDPEKRLESLHEALKLLPPAHCESLRYLMGHLKRVTQCEKENLMPSENLGIVFGPTLMRAPDLDAMTALNDIRYQRLVVEMLITNEDVLF; this is translated from the exons ATGGCCCTAAATGTGTTTG atCATGATGAATACAGGCCACCAGTGTGGAAGTCTTACT TGTACCAGCTCCAGCAGGAGGCGCCTCACCCACGCAGACTCACCTGCACCCGTGAG GTGGACAACCGGCCTAAATACTATGGGAGAGA GTACCATGGGATGATCTCGAGAGAAGAGGCCGACCAGTCACTGAGTCAGGCCGAAGGCAGCTACCTCATTagagagagtcagagacaaCCGGGCACATACACACTGGCTCTAAG GTTCGGGAACCAGACGAGAAACTTCCGTCTCTACCATGACGGGAAACACTTTGTCGGAGAGAAGAGGTTCGAGTCCATCCACGACCTGGTCACGGACGGCCTGATCACGCTCTACATTGAGACAAAG GCAGCGGAGTACATCGCCAAGATGACCATAAACCCCATCTATGAACATGTGGGCTACACCACCCTGAACCAGGAGCCCACCCTGAAGAAACATCTGCCACTCAGCCCCGAGGCCCCCGACGGACCTGCTCCGACCAAAGATGACTGCAATgcggaggagagg CTCACATCGCTGGTGCGGCGGGCCACCCTTAGGGAGAGCGACTTGGCGCCCAAGTACGAGAAGGTCCACAACTTCAAG GTTCATACATTCAGGGGCCCCCACTGGTGTGAGTACTGTGCCAACTTCATGTGGGGTCTCATCGCTCAGGGAGTAAAGTGTGCAG ACTGTGGGTTGAATGTCCATAAGCAGTGCTCCAAAGTCGTGCCCAACGACTGTCAGCCGGACCTGCGGCACGTCAAGAAGGTGTACAGCTGCGACCTGACCACGCTGGTCAAAGCCCACAACACCAAGAGGCCCATGGTGGTCGATATGTGCATACAGGAGATCGAGGCCAGAG GTCTGCAGTCGGAGGGTTTGTACAGAATATCTGGCTTCAGTGAGCTGATTGAAGATGTCAAGCTGGCCTTTGACAGAG ACGGAGAAAAGGCTGACATTTCCTCAAATGCTTACGAGGACATCAACATCATCACCGGAGCCCTCAAACTCTACTTCAGAGAGCTGCCTATCCCCCTCATCACATATGATGCCTACCCACACTTTATAGAAACAGCAA AGATTACAGACCCAGAAAAACGGCTGGAGTCTCTCCACGAGGCCTTGAAGCTGCTGCCGCCAGCTCACTGCGAATCACTGCGATACCTCATGGGTCACCTCAAGAG GGTGACCCAGTGCGAGAAGGAGAACCTCATGCCCAGTGAGAACCTGGGCATCGTCTTCGGCCCGACGCTCATGAGGGCCCCCGATCTGGACGCCATGACGGCGCTCAACGACATCCGATACCAGAGACTAGTGGTGGAAATGCTCATTACCAATGAAGACGTGCTGTTctga
- the ndfip2 gene encoding NEDD4 family-interacting protein 2, with product MDPASRYQVLHNEDDSSEASTSDQQQCTSATVLAGTSSQDQSTAQASSALTSSAAEASGSRTQGEAEAPPPPYASIELGATAAVPETSFRSDFPVPPPYSVATSLPTYDEAEKAKAAAMAASTVDVMPRDDEFPPRDDFSDADQLRVGNDGIFMLAFFMAFLFNWIGFCLSFCLTNTIAGRYGAICGFGLSLIKWILIVRFSDYFTGYFNGQYWLWWIFLLLGLLLFFRGFVNYLKVRNMSENMATSHRTRLFFLY from the exons ATGGACCCAGCGAGTCGATACCAAGTG TTGCACAACGAGGACGACTCTTCAGAGGCCTCTACCAGCGATCAGCAGCAATGCACTTCTGCCACAGTGCTGGCTGGTACGTCCAGCCAGGACCAGAGCACGGCCCAGGCGAGCTCGGCCCTGACCTCGTCTGCAGCGGAGGCGTCGGGATCAAGGACTCAGGGGGAAGCAGAGGCTCCCCCACCTCCGTACGCGTCCATTGAACTGGGAGCAACGGCTGCTGTGCCTG AGACTAGTTTCCGAAGTGACTTCCCAGTACCTCCGCCCTACAGTGTTGCCACCTCTCTGCCCACATATGACGAAGCGGAGAAGGCCAAAGCAGCCGCCATGGCTGCCTCCACTGTGGACGTGATGCCACGG GATGATGAATTTCCTCCCAGAGATGATTTCAGTGACGCTGATCAGCTGCGAGTTGGAAACGATGGCATCTTCATGCTGGCCTTTTTCA TGGCCTTCCTGTTCAACTGGATCGGGTTCTGCTTGTCCTTCTGTTTGACCAACACCATTGCAGGACGCTATGGAGCCATCTGTGGCTTCGGCCTCTCCCTCATCAAGTGGATTCTCATCGTTAGG TTCTCTGACTACTTCACCGGCTACTTCAATGGTCAGTACTGGCTCTGGTGGATCTTCCTGCTGCTCG GTCTCCTGTTGTTCTTCAGAGGTTTCGTGAACTATCTAAAAGTGCGCAACATGTCCGAGAACATGGCCACCTCTCATCGAACGcgtctcttcttcctctactAA